A stretch of the Candidatus Methylopumilus planktonicus genome encodes the following:
- a CDS encoding class I SAM-dependent methyltransferase, with protein MSNKKTHFGYSEIDAKEKVSKVASVFHSVASNYDLMNDLMSFGMHHIWKKFLVNTSNVKKNARILDIAGGTADLSILLAKKIGVQSADFNGQIIHSDINLSMLNIGRNKLIDQGIFIPSILCDAESLPFPDNYFDCVTIGFGIRNMTDKKKALKEIYRVLSPGGKILILEFSKVWKPLQFFYDQFSFKLLPKLGKLFAKDESSYQYLVESIRVHPDQESLKTMMEEESFLKVEYLNLSSGVVAIHMGYKF; from the coding sequence ATGTCGAATAAAAAAACACATTTTGGTTATAGTGAAATAGACGCAAAGGAAAAAGTCAGCAAAGTAGCTTCTGTATTTCATTCTGTGGCATCAAATTATGACCTGATGAATGATCTGATGTCATTCGGCATGCACCATATTTGGAAAAAATTTCTTGTAAATACCTCTAACGTAAAGAAGAATGCACGCATTCTTGATATTGCTGGTGGAACGGCGGACTTGTCTATTCTGCTTGCAAAAAAAATAGGGGTGCAATCAGCTGATTTTAACGGGCAGATAATACATTCTGATATTAATTTGTCTATGCTAAACATTGGCCGTAATAAGTTAATTGACCAAGGTATTTTTATTCCTTCTATTTTATGCGATGCCGAATCACTACCTTTCCCTGATAACTATTTTGACTGTGTCACGATAGGCTTTGGTATTCGCAATATGACAGACAAAAAGAAAGCATTAAAAGAAATTTACCGTGTCTTATCCCCAGGTGGAAAAATTTTAATTCTAGAATTTTCAAAAGTATGGAAGCCATTACAGTTTTTTTATGATCAATTTTCTTTTAAATTACTTCCAAAATTAGGGAAGTTATTTGCAAAAGATGAGTCAAGCTATCAATACCTTGTTGAATCAATAAGGGTGCATCCCGATCAAGAATCATTAAAAACGATGATGGAAGAAGAATCTTTTTTAAAAGTGGAATATCTTAATTTATCTTCAGGTGTAGTTGCTATTCATATGGGGTACAAGTTTTGA
- a CDS encoding gamma-butyrobetaine hydroxylase-like domain-containing protein encodes MTTSNAKIYPLEIKLHQSSKLLEIKFNNLTECMLSCEFLRVYSPSAEVRGHGPGQETLQIHKENVGIENIEPIGQYAIKLIFSDGHNTGIYSWDYLYELAATYDVLWEEYLRKLSIAGIQRTKTDVE; translated from the coding sequence GTGACAACAAGTAACGCTAAAATATACCCTTTAGAAATTAAGCTTCATCAATCATCCAAGCTGTTAGAAATTAAATTTAATAATCTAACCGAATGCATGCTTTCATGCGAATTTCTTAGAGTGTATTCCCCGTCCGCTGAAGTAAGAGGTCACGGACCAGGGCAAGAAACACTTCAAATACATAAAGAAAATGTCGGCATAGAAAATATTGAGCCCATCGGTCAGTACGCTATTAAATTAATATTTTCAGATGGTCATAATACAGGCATCTACTCATGGGATTATCTTTATGAGCTTGCTGCTACTTATGATGTGCTGTGGGAAGAGTATTTAAGAAAATTATCTATCGCAGGTATTCAAAGAACAAAAACAGATGTCGAATAA
- a CDS encoding ubiquinone biosynthesis accessory factor UbiJ, translating to MIIDTIKTKLTNHLFQQNEWLKKDLIKHRLKSILFNVGPIHYVLIVNDSGLPEYRDQIDTCDAEIKLSISSAIELMRGNKKADIEIKGDIEFATVMSNLLRDVEWDYEDDLSDIIGDIPAYHLVKFGKKVVTTTKETSFNIADTFKEYWLEEKPLIAKKRLVEQFNNEVDRLRFDVDRLELRLKKL from the coding sequence TTGATCATTGACACAATTAAAACAAAACTCACTAACCATTTATTTCAACAAAATGAGTGGTTAAAAAAAGATCTTATCAAGCACAGATTAAAATCTATCTTATTTAACGTAGGCCCCATTCATTATGTATTAATAGTCAACGATAGCGGTTTGCCAGAATATAGAGATCAGATCGATACATGCGATGCAGAAATTAAATTGTCTATATCGTCAGCAATTGAACTTATGCGTGGAAATAAAAAAGCCGATATTGAAATTAAAGGTGACATCGAGTTCGCCACAGTAATGAGTAACTTACTAAGGGATGTTGAGTGGGATTATGAGGATGATTTAAGTGACATTATTGGTGATATTCCAGCATATCATCTTGTAAAATTTGGCAAAAAAGTTGTAACTACTACAAAAGAAACCTCATTTAATATTGCAGATACTTTTAAAGAGTACTGGCTCGAAGAAAAGCCGCTGATTGCTAAGAAAAGACTGGTGGAGCAATTTAATAATGAGGTGGACCGTTTACGATTCGATGTAGATCGTTTAGAGCTCAGACTTAAAAAGTTATGA
- the rpoH gene encoding RNA polymerase sigma factor RpoH: MTLDLSLSTLGSIDSYDRYMQSIRAIPSLTAEEEMNLGMRLKKSNDLEAAKTLILSHLKLVVKVARGYSGYGLPQSDLVQEGNIGLMKAVKRFDPERGVRLVSFAIYWIKAEIQEYIVKNWRLVKTATTKAQRKLFFNLRSMKKTLQPLKSDEINSIAKELNVKPEDVREMEYRFNGNEISLDYGSEESEDDVYRPIAYLKDEAPEPSEQMEIEQAENNSLSSLKKALLSLDERSRLILEERWLKDKEASTLHELADKLGVSAERIRQIEQSAMKKIKSLLQSNIQ, translated from the coding sequence ATGACTTTAGATTTAAGCTTATCTACATTAGGCTCAATTGATAGCTACGATCGCTATATGCAATCCATTAGAGCTATTCCCTCGCTCACTGCGGAAGAAGAGATGAATCTTGGCATGCGCCTTAAAAAATCAAATGATCTCGAGGCTGCGAAAACACTGATCTTGTCCCACCTAAAATTAGTAGTTAAAGTAGCTAGGGGCTATTCCGGTTACGGACTCCCTCAATCAGACTTGGTTCAAGAAGGCAATATTGGACTAATGAAAGCTGTAAAACGATTCGACCCTGAAAGAGGTGTAAGGCTTGTGTCTTTTGCAATCTACTGGATTAAAGCTGAAATTCAAGAATATATTGTAAAAAACTGGCGTTTAGTTAAAACGGCAACGACAAAAGCGCAACGTAAACTTTTTTTTAATTTACGAAGTATGAAGAAAACTCTTCAGCCTCTTAAATCGGATGAGATTAATTCAATCGCAAAAGAGCTTAATGTCAAACCTGAAGATGTGCGTGAAATGGAATATCGCTTTAATGGTAATGAAATTTCATTAGATTATGGATCTGAAGAATCAGAAGATGACGTTTACAGACCCATTGCTTACCTTAAAGATGAGGCGCCTGAGCCATCAGAACAAATGGAAATAGAACAAGCTGAAAATAATAGTCTATCTTCCCTTAAAAAAGCACTTTTATCGCTCGATGAAAGAAGTCGTCTTATTTTAGAAGAAAGATGGCTTAAGGATAAAGAGGCGTCAACTCTTCACGAGCTTGCAGATAAGCTTGGTGTTTCTGCTGAAAGAATTAGGCAGATCGAACAATCGGCAATGAAAAAAATTAAATCATTACTGCAATCTAACATTCAATAA
- the ftsX gene encoding permease-like cell division protein FtsX, with protein MNYFTYHYQMFLKALKRSHASLLATLMMFLVIGITFILPSISFLIVQNLKSISENIQHESQISIFLKKDTSADAKNRIENELKNRSEINSYHFVKKEEAWPKLQKSMGFNDSNNGLSENPLPDAFFISPNTMNPNQIMDLKSFVEKLDGVDQAVVDTGWVKKLNSVLHLANKAILLASVLLASMLTVVIGNTIRLQMTSHHEEIELSKLIGATDQFIRRPFLYSGFIYGLGGGLTAVITLKLIVIFLNHTVIEVEALYGAQFSIIDLKPLEYLSIVGGSVLIAVAASFISINQSIKKF; from the coding sequence ATGAACTATTTTACTTATCATTATCAGATGTTTCTTAAGGCACTTAAGCGAAGCCATGCGTCATTACTTGCTACCCTTATGATGTTTTTAGTTATAGGTATTACCTTTATATTGCCGAGCATATCTTTTCTTATAGTGCAAAATTTAAAATCTATTTCTGAAAATATTCAGCATGAATCACAAATAAGTATCTTCCTAAAAAAAGACACTTCAGCTGATGCTAAAAATAGAATTGAAAATGAATTAAAAAATCGCTCCGAAATTAATAGCTATCATTTTGTAAAAAAAGAAGAGGCTTGGCCTAAATTGCAAAAATCAATGGGATTTAATGATTCAAACAATGGGCTCTCTGAAAATCCATTACCCGATGCCTTCTTTATCTCTCCCAATACGATGAATCCAAATCAAATCATGGACTTAAAATCATTTGTAGAAAAGCTTGATGGGGTAGATCAAGCAGTTGTTGATACAGGCTGGGTTAAAAAATTGAACTCGGTACTTCACTTGGCAAATAAAGCTATTCTTTTGGCTTCAGTTTTACTTGCTTCCATGCTGACAGTGGTTATTGGAAATACAATTCGCCTTCAAATGACATCTCACCATGAAGAAATTGAACTGAGCAAATTAATTGGCGCTACTGATCAATTTATTAGGCGACCCTTTTTATATAGCGGTTTTATTTATGGGCTTGGAGGTGGATTAACTGCTGTCATCACACTTAAATTAATTGTCATTTTCTTAAATCACACTGTCATTGAGGTTGAAGCTCTCTATGGAGCTCAGTTTAGTATTATTGACTTAAAACCTTTGGAGTATTTATCCATCGTCGGCGGCTCAGTTTTGATCGCTGTTGCAGCATCTTTCATCTCCATTAATCAATCGATTAAGAAATTCTAG